CCCTTATCTTCAACACCTTCGTCTTCTGCCAGGTAAACTTCCCTCAAAATCTCTGAATCATAAAAAGAAACAACCAGAACGTAACCACGTTCTCACAAGTATAATCATTTTCCTCAGGTGTTCAATGAGATAAGCTCGAGGGAAATGGAAAAGATTGATGTGTTCACGGGGATACTAAAGAACTACGTGTTCGTAGGGGTTCTAACGTGTACGGTGGTGTTCCAAGTTATCATAATTGAGCTTCTTGGTACGTTTGCAGATACAACACCACTAAATTGGAACCAATGGTTCGTAAGCATCGTGCTAGGGTTCCTTGGCATGCCTGTTGCTGCTGCCTTGAAGATGATTCCTGTTGGCGCACACTAAAGTCGTGCATTATATATGTGATTCCTTATTAGCTGCAAACAGTACCAATTTTTTTCTATTGGCCATGGAAGTTTGAAATCCCAAATGGCTTGCTATTTTTGTTGTGTTTTTATTGTGAGCAAAACGTTGTTAGTTGATTTGGAGGAGCATTTGCTTCGTAAATATTTAATGATATGGAACTTTGTTGctcttttatctttttcattGTTATGTTAGATACTTTTAAACTGTGATACAGGCCTGAGTAGAAAATTTAGTCAAATCTTATATAATGaagaaattataatattttaactcAATTCTCTGTGTTTTAtaatcttcaaaatttaaaattttggtttaagttttagaattttataataatttggtTTCAATTCTAAAATCGTTGCAATATATATAGCTTAAATTTTGTTGCTTACATTTTAATCGAATATAAGTCTAAGAACTTTTAGTTATGATGTATAAATAAAAGATCTAATCACACTGAATTTTAGAACATCATTTAGAATTAGTAAGTGTTTAGTATTAGACTATAGCTaaacttataaattaaattaaaatctatcaTTGAATAAcacctttttaatttttttaacaatagtGGATTTTTAAATAGAGCTTCAAATTGAATAACAACCAAAAAATTgtcatttataaataaataataagagaTCCAACAACAATGGATTTTAAAAACATGATTTAGAATCAACTACTAATTGAATAAAACTTCCTTGTTAGAGATATCATCCTCTCCTTTTTCATGAGTTTCGTCCTAGCTTTGCTGACAGCTGAGTTTGGCGACTGAAACAACCTCTGCCACAAATAACGAAGATGGGAAACATTAAACACCACTCATGGTTAATAATCAAAGGAACAAAGAGCAATATGAAGCGTCACAAAACAAACCTTTTCTTCATTAGTCATAGTAGAATGTCCACCAATCTTCTTTGGTGTGAAACTAAACACATCGTGTAGGAACTCATTCTCCTGCATATGCTTGATAAAGCCACCCCCAAGGAAATGCTTCAAAAAATTCAACTgttgaaagaaaaacaaacatgTATGCGTTAAGAACCACTCACAAGAAACAAACAACATAACAAGTCCTATAAAGATTGAGAGGAACCTGTATCATCTGGCACCATGTTGACGTCTCTATAGAGCTCCCTCCAATCTTTATAGAGGTTTCAGGTGCCACTCCATCCTaatcaaaagtaaaaacaaaatcatatataaCAATCCAAAccacaatatatatatcatataaaaggtaaaaatatacCTCAAGAAATTCAACCAGATCTTTGAACAAACTTCGTTGTGTGTTGAGATCTTTCTTAGCACAACCTTTACCACCTGCCTCTACAGCGAGGTCTCTAACTTGATCAGTGACTTTAGATATCAATCTATGCATGTTTATCAAtgcctctctttcttctttcacTGATCCATTATCAGACCCTTTAACTTCCGCATCAAACTTCTCTAGAATTCCCAACTCAAACATAAGAGCAAGAGCTTCACCAGCAGCTATACGTACTGATCGGTCATCCTTTTCCAAAAGTGTGGAGAGATAAGTCACGGTCCTGTAATGATATCAACATCTAATCAGCTTATAGATCCATTAATAAGTGACAGACACTTggttaaaataaatagaagttCCACTTACCCTTGCAAAATTTTGGGACCTAGAGTCCATCTATCAACTGTTGTGAGCAGACACGTCCAGGAAGAGACAACAGTTGTTATTACAGCAGGTGAAGGTTTGGTTGCAACAACCTACACAAAACATCAACTTACATGTGAGCTTTCTAAGTACTTAAAGATTAAACAACTCACTCTCTTAATAAACCAACTTGGGAATTAAAATTCCATATAATGAGAAAAAGAGTAAGATGCATACATTAGAAACCAGTTTAGGGTCAATCATTTGCCATATTATTTGCATAGATCTCTCGGTTTGCTCTGCATTGGCTCCACCAACAAAGGTTATGACTGCTAAACACTCAAGAATCTGCAATGAAGTGGCAGGATATCAGCAAGCATATATAAACTTTTAGCAGAATAAATAGCTAACAGATTATGAAATTTATCTATACCGAAGTTATTTTCAAGGCTTCACGACTAGATTTAAGGGCTTGAGAAAGAGGAGTGACGGATTCTTCCAGAATCTCTTGTGCTTGATCCCCAAGTCCAGCAGTCAAAGCTAGCAACCCTGAAAACGCCACATTAACTGTTAGTATATAgctcaattaaaaaaaaaaaagatgacgcATAAGTTGCTGGTTCCTCGGTGACTAACCAATAACATGTGATGCTAGTAAGGACTCTTTAGTGGACCCTTTCTTGATGCAGTGTAAACACCGATCCAACAAGGTGGCAAAGCTACAACGTTGAAGAAGAAACATTAGATAACAATCAGGTGTCACCAATACATAAGTTATATGAAGAAGGAATAGAGTATGAGATAGTTACTTCTTTTCCACAAACTCATGCTGCAAGTCACTTTTGAATGCGTCAACAATGGAAGCCAAAGCTTGCTCTCTCGTAGAACTCCTTCACATCCAGAAAAAGAATCCAAATATCATTAGTTTCacatcaaaatcacaaaaaaaaactcaactcACAAAAACCAAAAGTGGTGGAGAGAAAAAAATCCTAGCTACCTTTTCTCATAGAGAGCATCAAGGGACTGATCCAACATAACATCTTTCTGAACATGAACTTCATCCATGCGTGGTATCTCAGACCGCATGGTGTAGAAGGAGCTTAAACTACACGTATCATCATCACTATCAAACAAATCCATCGGGGCGTTCTTAGGCTGAGCTTCTGCAATATTAAGTGAATCTTAGTTTCTTGTATCAAACGATATATAACTTGCCAGCCACGCAAAGAAACCAAACTAGTAATAGAACTCATCAATTTCTAAAGCACTAAGTAAAACAAATCCAGAGATTGAGAAAGTACGTAAACTTAACCTAAAACAAAGAGATTCAGGTGAGAGACATAACTAAACTCAAATAATAAAGAATCAAAAACATGAAGCTTACTCTTAGACATGGTTTCTTATAATCAAAATCCTACTAACGGAGTGGAAGAAGTTACAGAGCTTCAGAGTTTTTATCTTCTCAAGTTGTTAATGATTATCGAAAAGCAAGTGTCTCTCCTCacaagttttgttttcttatataacaaaacaaatctaggagaaagaggaaaacaaattaaacatgGAAAAGGAAAACAACTTAAACAAGGGAAAGGAAACACTTAAACagataaaaaaaggaaataacaaAATAACATGCGAAGTTGtaataaattagtatatatcaacaatcacaaattatgaattattataaagtaGTATAAATTCTATCACAACTATGAACTAGTATAAATTAGTAATGGGTTTAGAAACaataaaaatagagataatATAGTCAAGCTCTTAATGCATTGTCTATTTATCCAAAAAGACTAATAAAATGCAATGGACGGATTAGTAAATAGGGTTGGTCTTCATAAGAGGTTTTGATATGAGAAAAGAGAGTCCAACTCTGGACCACTAGTATCTTTTATCTATTGAGTTAGCGTCAAGCTTAGAGCATTTTTAGGAGgttctctataaatattttaagaaaatcctttaaaaaaaaagtattttaagcaaatgttgaaatttgaaatacataataatgtatttatctTGTTGGGTATCTCAAAAGTGGAGAACTCCAACCCAAAATCTTTTCAAATATTCTTTACAATCTTCAGGTTATCTCCTAAAGGAAACTTTCCTTTTTGGATGAAACTTTTTCTTTGTTAGAAAATATAGAAGCAAGTGGAGTACATAGAGGCGATTCTGAAGAGAAATCATTAAATAGCCTAACGGTTATTGAAAGCCAAAGTAGAGTTGTAGGCAGTGGCGGAACCAAGGTGTTGGCATGTAGGTCAATTGACCTAGGTGGatttttattaaagaaaaatttacgGGTAGAATTCTGTAAAAAAACTGGTAAATCTTGTAAATTTTAGCTAAATGACCCATGTAATATATGCTAATTTTGATATTGAACGTGTTTTAAAAGACATCCGATGAGATCAAATCAGAGGGAGAAGATCGAGGCGGGTGAAGTTAATTTATTCCTTGTCGATCATGTATTATAGATCAATGTGATTGTTAGACgtcaaaaagttaaaaaataaaaaaatattactctgCTTTATTACAATCATTCAAAGTGTATGTTACAATCATTCAAAGCGTATGTAACTTCATGTTCATGACCTAGAACATAACTGTATATGGTAATGAGAAAATTCCGACTCGAGACAAAAACTGAGCCCTAGGAAAAGTGAAAAGAGCTGTTGATGTTATCTGAAACTTCATGTTCATGTCTTCAACATCATCCTTGATAGCTGACTTCTTTTGCTGATTAACGGTACCAAATAGCCACTCATCATCGTACGACGTATCATCGTACCGAGTAGTAACAGCTTCCCTTGTCCTCTTCTGGCTGTTGTGATCAGACAAatactcatcttcttcttcttctgtcaaACAACTCTTGtcaacttcttctttttctgaCTCAATATCCGACACGTGTTTTCTTGCGCAATACTCATCTTCATCAACCGataatttcttcttcttattctcttccTGTTGTACCTTTCTTGAAGCCACCAACTGTCTTTCCATCTTCGAGTTCTTACCTAATTGAATCGAGAGGTTTCAGATCACACCCTAAGGTACTCTATACGTGGTTTCCAAGCCAAATCGAAGCGAGAATGAAAAGATCctcaaaaaaggaaaatatcgACGATAAGTAACGCAAAGAGAGTAAGAGTGAGGTCTCTATTTAAAGGCAACTGAGATATCTGCCGACTTACGTTTGGAGAAAAATCAGAAAATGAGAATTGGGCTATTAATGGGCctacttataaaaatatggtTCAATTGTAAGACCCATTCTTTAGTGATCCACAAGTATATTATATCCCGTATCTCCAAAAACATCATCTCCTGCGCTCTAGAAACCAGAAACACTAGCAATGTGCTTCTTCATAGCTCTGTCTTTATGATTATGATTATTCCtccctccacctcctcctcttcttccccTCCCTCGACCCCTTCCTCCTCCATTCTCCGCCTCTGTAGTAGCCTCGGAGTTGTTACTGTTGTCATTACTCTTCTCTTGCGTTTGCTCTCTCGCCATTCCTCTTCCTCTACCCCTTCCTCTCCCGAATCTCACATTCTCTCTTCCATCGCTTGCGTTCACGTTAGCATTAGACTGACCCTTGTCATCTCTCTGTGCCTGATACTCTGTCAGCTTCCTAACCGCTCCGAGAGGAATGTTACCTCCACGTCCCAAGCCAAGTATCATATCTTCCTGAGCTTCATTTACCAGCGAAGCTTCGTTTGCATTTGCCACCGCAACAGAGCCTGCCACTTTGTAACTGTAGTTCTTACCATCCTTGACATAGAACTGAGGATTCTTTCTGCTTCCCCATTTCGAAGCAGCAGAAGGTTCAGAATCTGCTTGGCCAGCTCTGTTACCACCAAATGACTCACTTTCTCCAGTAGCTGATTCCCCAACACTGAAACCCAGATCATCAAAAGAATCATCGTATTCATCGTCGTACTCGTATTGTGCAAGTAAAGCTGCGTTCCTCTCTCTGTCGGATTCTTTTCTTGCATCTAGAATTTTGTAGCTTGGAGTATCATCCTTTGGCTTTCTGACAAATCTGCCAACCGCTGTGGACGAGGCTGATGAAGCTGGAACTGAAGGACGAGTCATAGGTTGCTCCGTGTAGATACCAGAGCTACTACTGTCAGATTCAATAAGCTTTCCTTTCCCTTTGTCTTTGCTTCCTAGAGCTGGAGCCGGTTTAGGCTGTGGCATGATCTCCGATGAAGTATCCAATCGCTGCAAATCTTCATGGAGTGTTCCTTCAAGTATCCTCTGTATAACTTCTTCTGGATTCTGGTTATAGGCTTCAAGACACGCAGCTAAGAAACCGTTCCCATACTCAGGGAATATGTCTTTTATTTGACTGATCTTGGATTGCATAACCACAGCATTTTCATCCATAAGCTCGCTGGTGTTTCTACCATCAGTTAGAAGAAGCGGCGACTCCTTTACAGAGACTGTACCTCCAGAATGCAGCATGATCATCGACAGATATTGAAGCTGCTCATCTTCCATTGATATCCATCCTGCGTAGAAACCAACACAAAACTGCTTTAGACCATACTGTTTATAACTCATAGCATTTAAGAACGCAGAACTCATATGATTACTACAAATAGTTGTGCAAGAAGATACCTGCTTTCTGTAAACTCCTGAGCCTCTCAATTATTCTGTAACTCTTCTCGATCTTATGGAGTAATCGGTTCTTGCTTTCCAGTGACTGATCGGAAAGTCCACTGATCTCCCTGAATGTTTGGATCAGTATATCTGCCCTTACCATAGGGTCCTCTACTCTTGACGGGAACATCTTCGTGACAGCTGGAATTGAGGATTCGTGATCGGACAAATCCTTGCTGAGATAGCAGGTATCTAAGATTTTCCAACATAAACTTCCTATCCTTGTTGACAACATGCTTAAACTCGTTGATATGTCTGAAAGAGAATCATGGTCTCCATCCTTGAACAAGACCTGGCAGCCACGATGAAGTGATGGAAGCAATGAATCATGCAACCGAACAAGGCAGCTGAGAAGTTCATCGCTCCCATAACTGCACAGACGGATATCGGTTTTGATTAGAACAGATCCAAAATAAGCCAAAAATAGATCACTAATATCAAAAAAAGGTTCCACTAGTAATACTGTTGTTCATCAACCATAAGAAACTCTATAGTGAAATTCAATAAATATCCAGTAACTACGTCAACAAATCATCACAGATGCAAGACTCGGGGATCCTGTTCTGAATATAATTATGAATGTTTCTCCGGCCTACATAATCTCACAAGAGAAACTGAAAGATTTAGATAGAAGAAAATGCACACCTCGTCTCAACAGGGCATGCCAAGATTAAAGCTGCTGGTGAATAAGCAGACGTGAGAGCATCCAAAGACACAACTCCATCATTTATGAAGTCCATAACCTAATCAGATAGAAAAGCCATTACCACAGATGCATCACATGCCCACACACTATTAACATGCAAAATTAGCGTCTGTATCCTAAATGCCGATGTCGATAGTTTCAGATTTTAATTTCCTTTGTCAAGCAAAGAAACAATGTATCTATTATTTCCTAAACTCTGCTACTGATAGTTCTAGATAAGACAAGAAAAACACTgcatcaccaggaatttgaatgcTACTAGTCTGACGTACCAACATAGTTAAATGCTAACTCAGAACCATGTAAAAGCAGTTACATAAATAGCAAAATAAAAGAGGGATATTCACCTCCAAAAGGTCAGAATGGAGTTGTTTGCTCCCATGGTCTTCATTATTTGCACTCGTAAACAAGGTCTGCGGATAAAAATCAGACCAAAAATGTTAAATACAACACTTGATGTAATCTTACACTTAGTATAAATGTGTATAATACACCTTTAACAAACATAACATACCTCCAACGATGAGGTGCAACGCCGATGCATTGTGTTCAGGATGCCCAAGAAATGAGACAACATTGTCTTCAAATTATCAGGAACTCCGACTTGTGATTTCACAGCATTCTCAATCTGAGAAACAGAGAATAAGATTAGCAGAAGAATAAAGATTATCTAGCCCAGAGATAAGATATTCTCTCAGATTTGGGACCAAGTTAACTTTTACTAGAATGACTTACTAAAGATTTTGTGAGCTCTGCATTCTCATGTCCATAAATAGCGCATATATCTAACAACTTTGGCAAGTCCAGTAACTTCTTTTCCTGCAAGAGAACTACAAACAAAACTAGTGAACAGTTGTAAGTAACCTAGAAAACAATCTCAAGTAAATCCAACAAGACAAGTCATACACAACAAAaagtatgaaaaaaaatatttacttgatGAAAGGGAACTCAAATCATACTAGAAATTCTTGATCAATGAGAAGACTAATCCCACAACTTATTCTAGTCTGTTACTGAGTTACCTATATGCCGAGCTGGTCTAAGAAACAATCTTTTACAGACTGTTCTAATTAACATAAAACCAAATATGTATGCTTAGCACAAACGCCAATAAGTATAGGCAAAAACTTGTATGCTTATCCAAAGTCTAAATAGAAAgtggaaaggaaaaaaaagcgTGAGACAGGTCAAACATTAATTCTATGTTCTTTCTTTGCAAGAAAGTAATGAATAACATATTTGCCTAAAAAAAGAGCAATAAAAGGCCACCTTCATGATCTTTCTGACTAAGGCTATCAGCAGCTCGAGCACCAGGATCCCTATGGGAAGATCTGCCACAACCAATAAACAAACCCATCAACTCACAATAcccaaaaagaataaaaatttaacaacTCGTCATTGTATACAGAATCATTCGAACAAGACTATCAATAAAGAAAGTCACTTTAAGATAACGAAACATGCAGCGACTCACATTCTATACAGAACCATGAAAACACGGCGGCACAGCTCAATCTCTCCAACAATCACGCCGGCAACAACACCCTTGACACCATGAAAAGGGAAATCATACCACCTACCTCTAAACTGCAAGAAGCTATCCAGAAAATCGTGCAAAGACGCATCACTAGCCACTGCAAAAATCAAAGAGAAGTTATAAATCAGATCCAAATCAAATTACAAGAGACGTTGCTTTTAAACTTGTTATGAACCTTCTCTCCAAAACAGTCTAGGACTAAGCTTGAGCAGCC
The sequence above is drawn from the Brassica napus cultivar Da-Ae chromosome A8, Da-Ae, whole genome shotgun sequence genome and encodes:
- the LOC111215638 gene encoding activating signal cointegrator 1 complex subunit 2-like isoform X2 yields the protein MKEKKLLDLPKLLDICAIYGHENAELTKSLIENAVKSQVGVPDNLKTMLSHFLGILNTMHRRCTSSLETLFTSANNEDHGSKQLHSDLLEVMDFINDGVVSLDALTSAYSPAALILACPVETSYGSDELLSCLVRLHDSLLPSLHRGCQVLFKDGDHDSLSDISTSLSMLSTRIGSLCWKILDTCYLSKDLSDHESSIPAVTKMFPSRVEDPMVRADILIQTFREISGLSDQSLESKNRLLHKIEKSYRIIERLRSLQKAGWISMEDEQLQYLSMIMLHSGGTVSVKESPLLLTDGRNTSELMDENAVVMQSKISQIKDIFPEYGNGFLAACLEAYNQNPEEVIQRILEGTLHEDLQRLDTSSEIMPQPKPAPALGSKDKGKGKLIESDSSSSGIYTEQPMTRPSVPASSASSTAVGRFVRKPKDDTPSYKILDARKESDRERNAALLAQYEYDDEYDDSFDDLGFSVGESATGESESFGGNRAGQADSEPSAASKWGSRKNPQFYVKDGKNYSYKVAGSVAVANANEASLVNEAQEDMILGLGRGGNIPLGAVRKLTEYQAQRDDKGQSNANVNASDGRENVRFGRGRGRGRGMAREQTQEKSNDNSNNSEATTEAENGGGRGRGRGRRGGGGGRNNHNHKDRAMKKHIASVSGF
- the LOC106361711 gene encoding interferon-related developmental regulator 1-like, whose protein sequence is MSKKAQPKNAPMDLFDSDDDTCSLSSFYTMRSEIPRMDEVHVQKDVMLDQSLDALYEKRSSTREQALASIVDAFKSDLQHEFVEKNFATLLDRCLHCIKKGSTKESLLASHVIGLLALTAGLGDQAQEILEESVTPLSQALKSSREALKITSILECLAVITFVGGANAEQTERSMQIIWQMIDPKLVSNVVATKPSPAVITTVVSSWTCLLTTVDRWTLGPKILQGTVTYLSTLLEKDDRSVRIAAGEALALMFELGILEKFDAEVKGSDNGSVKEEREALINMHRLISKVTDQVRDLAVEAGGKGCAKKDLNTQRSLFKDLVEFLEDGVAPETSIKIGGSSIETSTWCQMIQLNFLKHFLGGGFIKHMQENEFLHDVFSFTPKKIGGHSTMTNEEKRLFQSPNSAVSKARTKLMKKERMISLTRKFYSISS
- the LOC111215896 gene encoding uncharacterized protein LOC111215896, which produces MERQLVASRKVQQEENKKKKLSVDEDEYCARKHVSDIESEKEEVDKSCLTEEEEDEYLSDHNSQKRTREAVTTRYDDTSYDDEWLFGTVNQQKKSAIKDDVEDMNMKFQITSTALFTFPRAQFLSRVGIFSLPYTVMF
- the LOC111215638 gene encoding activating signal cointegrator 1 complex subunit 2-like isoform X1, giving the protein MSHRRSNQQDENARYIPKGQQKFVPKVSLSSSLRQSDSSSRAPAPGGSSRVRIGDQGQLVSSKTPAQGGGTFVNYLPQDEAVAAGLGPEDGGLDPVESQGVVDLLNRELARLLKLSPRLFWREVASDASLHDFLDSFLQFRGRWYDFPFHGVKGVVAGVIVGEIELCRRVFMVLYRISSHRDPGARAADSLSQKDHEVLLQEKKLLDLPKLLDICAIYGHENAELTKSLIENAVKSQVGVPDNLKTMLSHFLGILNTMHRRCTSSLETLFTSANNEDHGSKQLHSDLLEVMDFINDGVVSLDALTSAYSPAALILACPVETSYGSDELLSCLVRLHDSLLPSLHRGCQVLFKDGDHDSLSDISTSLSMLSTRIGSLCWKILDTCYLSKDLSDHESSIPAVTKMFPSRVEDPMVRADILIQTFREISGLSDQSLESKNRLLHKIEKSYRIIERLRSLQKAGWISMEDEQLQYLSMIMLHSGGTVSVKESPLLLTDGRNTSELMDENAVVMQSKISQIKDIFPEYGNGFLAACLEAYNQNPEEVIQRILEGTLHEDLQRLDTSSEIMPQPKPAPALGSKDKGKGKLIESDSSSSGIYTEQPMTRPSVPASSASSTAVGRFVRKPKDDTPSYKILDARKESDRERNAALLAQYEYDDEYDDSFDDLGFSVGESATGESESFGGNRAGQADSEPSAASKWGSRKNPQFYVKDGKNYSYKVAGSVAVANANEASLVNEAQEDMILGLGRGGNIPLGAVRKLTEYQAQRDDKGQSNANVNASDGRENVRFGRGRGRGRGMAREQTQEKSNDNSNNSEATTEAENGGGRGRGRGRRGGGGGRNNHNHKDRAMKKHIASVSGF